One genomic region from Sylvia atricapilla isolate bSylAtr1 chromosome 16, bSylAtr1.pri, whole genome shotgun sequence encodes:
- the SRC gene encoding proto-oncogene tyrosine-protein kinase Src has translation MGSSKSKPKDPSQRRRSLEPTENTHHGGFPASQTPSKAAAPDAHRTPSRSFGPMAAESKLFGGFNTSDTVTSPQRAGALAGGVTTFVALYDYESRTETDLSFKKGERLQIVNNTEGDWWLAHSLTTGQTGYIPSNYVAPSDSIQAEEWYFGKITRRESERLLLNPENPRGTFLVRESETTKGAYCLSVSDFDNAKGLNVKHYKIRKLDSGGFYITSRTQFNSLQQLVAYYSKHADGLCHRLTNICPTSKPQTQGLAKDAWEIPRESLRLEVKLGQGCFGEVWMGTWNGTTRVAIKTLKPGTMSPEAFLQEAQVMKKLRHEKLVQLYAVVSEEPIYIVTEYMSKGSLLDFLKGEMGKYLRLPQLVDMAAQIASGMAYVERMNYVHRDLRAANILVGENLVCKVADFGLARLIEDNEYTARQGAKFPIKWTAPEAALYGRFTIKSDVWSFGILLTELTTKGRVPYPGMVNREVLDQVERGYRMPCPPECPESLHDLMCQCWRKDPEERPTFEYLQAFLEDYFTSTEPQYQPGENL, from the exons ATGGGGAGCAGCAAGAGCAAGCCCAAAGACCCCAGCCAGCGGCGGCGCAGCCTGGAGCCCACGGAGAACACCCACCATGGGGGTTTCCCAGCCTCGCAGACACCCAGCAAGGCGGCTGCTCCCGACGCCCACCGCACCCCCAGCCGCTCCTTCGGGCCCATGGCTGCTGAATCCAAGCTCTTTGGAGGCTTCAACACCTCTGACACGGTCACCTCTCCGCAGCGCGCCGGGGCGCTGGCCG GGGGAGTCACCACCTTCGTAGCCCTCTACGACTACGAGTCCCGGACTGAAACGGACTTGtccttcaagaaaggagagCGCCTGCAAATCGTCAACAACAC GGAAGGTGACTGGTGGCTGGCTCATTCCCTCACTACAGGACAGACGGGCTACATCCCCAGTAACTATGTCGCGCCCTCAGACTCCATCCAGGCTGAAGA GTGGTATTTTGGGAAGATCACTCGCCGGGAGTCTGAGCGGCTGCTGCTCAACCCCGAAAACCCCCGAGGGACCTTCCTGGTCCGCGAGAGCGAGACCACGAAAG GTGCCTATTGCCTCTCTGTGTCCGACTTTGACAACGCCAAGGGGCTCAATGTGAAGCACTACAAGATCCGCAAGCTGGACAGTGGCGGCTTCTACATCACCTCCCGCACCCAGTTCaacagcctgcagcagctggtggccTACTACTCCA AACATGCTGATGGCTTGTGCCACCGTCTCACCAACATCTGCCCCACGTCCAAGCCCCAGACCCAAGGCCTTGCCAAGGATGCCTGGGAAATCCCCCGGGAATCGCTGCGGCTGGAGGTCaagctgggacagggctgctTCGGAGAAGTGTGGATGG GGACCTGGAATGGCACCACCCGGGTGGCCATCAAGACACTGAAGCCTGGCACCATGTCCCCAGAGGCCTTCCTGCAGGAAGCCCAGGTCATGAAGAAGCTCCGACACGAGAAGCTGGTTCAGCTCTACGCTGTGGTGTCAGAGGAGCCCATTTACATCGTCACCGAGTACATGAGCAAGG GGAGCCTCCTGGACTTCCTGAAGGGTGAGATGGGCAAGTACCTACGGCTCCCCCAGCTTGTGGATATGGCTGCTCAG ATTGCATCAGGCATGGCCTATGTGGAGAGGATGAACTACGTCCACCGGGATCTACGAGCAGCCAACATCCTGGTGGGGGAGAACCTGGTGTGCAAAGTGGCTGATTTTGGCTTGGCACGGCTCATTGAGGACAACGAGTACACAGCTCGGCAAG GTGCAAAGTTCCCCATCAAGTGGACGGCCCCCGAAGCAGCTCTGTACGGCAGGTTTACCATCAAGTCAGACGTCTGGTCCTTTGGCATCCTCTTGACCGAGCTGACCACCAAGGGCAGAGTGCCATATCCAG GGATGGTGAACCGGGAGGTGCTGGACCAGGTGGAGCGAGGATACCGCATGCCCTGCCCGCCCGAGTGCCCCGAGTCCCTGCACGACCTCATGTGCCAGTGCTGGCGGAAGGACCCGGAGGAGAGACCCACCTTCGAGTACCTGCAGGCTTTCCTGGAGGACTACTTCACCTCGACAGAGCCCCAGTACCAGCCTGGAGAGAACCTATAG